GAAAACATTTTCCTCTCTATGGACAGCAAATTCCACCAGCGCAGGCCCTTTAAATGAAACAATTTCTTTTAATGTAGGAACAACGTCATCCGGATTTTCAACTCTGTATCCTTTAATATAATATGAATCAGCAAGTTTGATAAAATCTGGGCAATAATATTCAGGACACTTTTTATGAGAACCGTCACACACATCGGGACAATTAATGTTCCTTTTTAAACAAGTTGATGAATATCTTCTATCCCAAAAAAGATCCTGCCATTGTCTAACCATTCCAAGATAAGCATTATTCATAATCAATATTTTTACGTTTACGCAATTCAAATGTGCTGTAGCAAGTTCCTGAATATTCATTTGAATACTACCATCACCAGATATAAGTATTACAGTTTTATCAGGATTACCGATCGCTGCACCTATAGCTGCAGGCAAACCGTAACCCATAGTGCCAAGTCCACCGGAAGTCAAAAGTGTCTTTGGATATTTATACTTGTAATACTGAGCAGCCCACATTTGGTGCTGACCAACGTCTGTAACTATTATAGTATCTTCCGGCACTATTCCATTCAATGAATCTATAACATACTGAGGCAATATTTCTCTCTTTTCTTTCTGGTTATATTTAAGTGGATATTCCCTCTTCCATGCTTCTACGTTATCATTCCAGTTACTTCTTTGTCTTGGTTTAACATATTCAATTAATTTTGTAAGTACTTTCTTAGCGTCACCAACAATCGGGATATGAACTTTTACATTTTTACCAATCTCAGCTGGATCTATGTCAATGTGAATCACAGTTGCTTTTGTAGCGAATGTTTTCAAATTACCTGTTACTCTGTCATCAAACCTTACTCCAACAGCTATTAACAGATCACACTCCATTAACGCATGGTTTGCTGCATATGTACCGTGCATTCCTGGCATTCCAAGAAACAATTTATGATTAGATTCAAAAGAGCCGAGCCCCATAAGTGTTGAAACAACCGGAATATTTGTTCTTTTAGCCAGTTCCCTAACTTCTTGATGAGCATTAGACATTACTATCCCACCGCCTATATAAAGGAGGGGCCTTTCTGCTTTTGAAATTTCATCGGCTGCTTTTTTTATCTGCTTTACATTTCCCTCATAAACAGGCTTATAACCAGGTAAATTGACAGAATCCGGATATTTGTAATCTTTCAGCTTGGCAACAGAAATATCTACAGGTATATCAATAGCCACTGGACCGGGTCTACCTGTCCTAGCTATGTAAAATGCCTCTTTTAATATATGTGGCAGTTCCTCAATATGATTGACTAAATAATTATGTTTTGTAATTGGTCTGGTTAAACCAACCATATCTGTTTCCTGGAAGGAATCCGATCCAATAAGACCGGTTTTTACCTGACCACTTATTACAATTAATGGAACTGAATCCATTTTTGCAGTAGCTATTCCTGTAATAGTATTTGTTGCACCGGGTCCTGAAGTGACTATAACTACACCAACTTTACCTGTTGATCTTGCATAACCATCAGCAGCATGCACAGCTCCCTGTTCATGCCTTGTCAGTATTACCTTAATATCAGTAGCATTATAAAGTTCGTCAAATATTGGAATTACTGCCCCACCAGGGTAGCCAAATATCCTGTCAACACCTTCATTTCTAAAGGCATCTATAACAATCTTCGCTCCTGTTATTTCTTTTTCCATAGCTCACCCAATATTTTATTTTTTAAAAACTGCACCTTTACTCGCAGATGTTACCATGCTCGCATAGCGTTTTAAAACTCCAGTTTTTACCTTTGGTGGCAATGGTTCCCATCTTTTTCTTCTTTCATTTAATTCTTCTTCACTTAATTTAACCTCTAATAGACCTTTTTCAACATCAATATGAATAATATCTCCATCTTCCAGTAATCCTATTGGACCACCAACTGCAGCTTCAGGGGATATGTGCCCAATACATGCACCCCTTGTCCCTCCTGAAAACCTACCATCGGTTATCAAAGCTACCTTATCTCCAAGCCCAAGCCCCATAATAAGTGATGTAGGTGACAACATTTCCTGCATACCAGGTCCACCTTTTGGACCCTCGTAGCGTATAACCACTACATCTCCAGGCTTTACCACACCGGACATAATCTTGTCCAACGCTTCCTCTTGACTATTAAAAATTACCGCAGGTCCCTCGAATTTAAGCATGCTTTTATCAACACCTGCATATTTTATAACAGCGCCTTCAGGGGCTAGGTTACCAAACAGGATCCTTAACCCACCTTTCTTGCTATATGCATTCTCAATTGGTCTTATAATTTCAACATCTTTTATTTCGGCATCTCTAACACTTTCATATATTGTTTTCCCAGTCACAGTAATACATTCTTTGTTAATTAAGCCTTCTATTTTCGATATTTCCTTTATAATCGCAGAAATTCCACCGGCTCTATCAACGTCTTCCATATGATAATTGCTTGATGGAGAAACTTTACATATATTAGGCACTTTTTCTGATATCTGATTTATTCTGTTTAAATCATAATATATTTCTGCTTCATTTGCAATCGCCATTAAGTGCAAAACGGTATTTGTCGATCCCCCCATTGCCATATCAACAGCAAAAGCGTTATCTATACTTTTTTCTGTAATTATATCTCTTGGACAAATATTTCCCTTTGCAAGATTAACGATTCTCTTACCTGCTGATTTATACAAAGCTAACCTTCTATCATCTTCCGCCAGAATTGTCCCGTTTCCTGGAAGTGCAATACCTAGGGCTTCCATCAAAGAGTTCATTGAATTAGCTGTGAATAGACCTGCACAGCTGCCCACCCCCGGGCACGCATTTCTCTCTATCTCCAATAATTCTTTTTCATCAATCTCACCAGATTTATGCTTTCCGATACCCTCAAACACCGTAATTAAATCTATATTTTTACCTTTCCACTTCCCTGCTCTCATTGGTCCACCCGAAACAAAAATAGAGGGTATATTAAGTCTTACACTCGCTATTAACATACCAGGTATTATTTTATCGCAATTTGGTATAAATACTAATCCATCGAAGTTATGAGCATTTACCATTATTTCAATGGAATCCGCAATTATCTCCCGACTAACAAGACTATACCTCATTCCATTATGCCCCATTGCAATACCATCGCAAACAGCAATAGTATTGAATTCAAAGGGAACTCCACCAGCTTCTATTATTGCTTCTTTCACTATTTCCGAAACTTTATTTAAGTGTTTATGTCCGGGAACAATTTCAGAGAAAGAATTAACAACTCCAATAAATGGTTTACTAAAGTCCTGGTCCTTTAGACCCACTGCCCTTAATAATGCTCTATGTGGGGATTTATCCAGTCCCTTTTTTATTAAATCACTTCTCATTAGCTACCTCCTTATTATAAAAAAAATCCCTTCTTTCGAAGGGAGCCAGGATTTTTATTCTTTAAATGGATTTAATCCTAGCTCCCCCCATCACCCAAAAGTAATATAATGATGGGTAATGATTTCCTTTTTGATACTGTATCTATTATTAATCTAATTCTTACTTTCATTTTACTATCAATTATACAACAAAATTTATTTCTTTACAATGAGGAAGTCAATAAATCAATTTAAATAACCTAAACATTATAAATTTTTATAGAAAAGAGTAAAATTTTTTAATTTTACAGTTATATATTCTTTCCATTATTCTTTTACTTTATTCAAAATATCATACGCCATATCTTTATGGACAGTATAAGTAAGCATTTTAAGTTTTATATAATCCCCACGATAAAAAAGATATCCCTTAAACTTTCCATGCCTTGAGCTTCTGGCTGAATCCTTTACCAAAAACCAATCATGCCCATCAATCTGGGTATAACCAACGAGATGAACTCCATGGTCATCAGTCGTTGTTTTATTATATATCCTAAACTCCCGTGAGTCCTGGTTTATATAACGCTGAGGTATGTCAAAATCAGGCACTATTGCAGCATCCTCAAACCCGTTATATCCCGGTTCGCTCACATCACCACCTATTGCAACACTATAACCATTTTTTATGGCATTTTTTAAAGTTTCATACCATACATCCAGAGGAACATTATAGTAATCAGCACAGTGCCACCAGTTGTCTGGAACTTTAAATTCTCCCCTCGTATAGAAAGGAGTTGACAAAGTAGACATAATATCAACATAATCATCGGGATTTATCTTCAATACCTTTGTTGCAAATTCAACAGGTGTGTAAGTTTTCTTTTTCCATTTAATTTCCTTTGGAGGCTCTCCCATATATTTATTTAAAATAACCTTTGCCATCGGTAAAATTTCTTCAATATCCCATAAGTCATTTTCATAAGCAAAATCCAATAACTTTTTCAACTCTGAAAACATCATTGAATGATCATATTTATCACCAAATTTAATTCCTGGATATGACTCAGACGGTACTATACCATACTTCCTTATTATTCTAAAAATAGCATTACACTCAGAGCCTTGTCCAAATTCTGAATCCCCTCTTTTTATAATATATCTGATTATTTTGTCCAAATACTCATGATATACAATATACATTTCAGACAGTTTTATTTTTTCACCTGTTAATCTATAGACTTCCGACTCAATTAAGCTCGTAGAACTAAATGCCCAGCATGTACCGGTTCTATATTGAGCCACCGGTTGAAAATGCCATACCTTTCTAAATACTTCAGGTGATTCCGGCTTTTTCACATCTACAAAATCAAATCTTAGTACCTTCCTTTCCTCTAACTCTTTCTTCTTTTGTTCTTTTTGTCTCTTTCTAATTTCCTGTGTTATCGAATCTTTATAAGCTTTTTCTCTCTCTTCCTTCTCTCTTAATTCTCTCAATACAGGATCTTCATACTTCTTTTCGTATTTTACTTTATTTACTTGAGGATATAATATAATTATTGATAGATACAAAATGTGAATTAAAAATATCAATCTCTTCATTTTTATCCTACACTTTTAATAAACTATCCAAAAGTAAAATAATTTTTTAAAAATGCAAATTTTAATATATAATATCTGATATACTGATAGTGTCAATAATTTTGTGTAAAAATGGTAAATGAGATGAAAAAGAGCATACCCTCCTTAAGTTAAGGGAAAAAGAAAGTTAAGATGAAAGAAGGGGGGGAGGTATGACAAAGAAAGCAAGACAGGATTAGTTAAGTGAGGAG
This genomic window from Candidatus Neomarinimicrobiota bacterium contains:
- the ilvB gene encoding biosynthetic-type acetolactate synthase large subunit, producing the protein MEKEITGAKIVIDAFRNEGVDRIFGYPGGAVIPIFDELYNATDIKVILTRHEQGAVHAADGYARSTGKVGVVIVTSGPGATNTITGIATAKMDSVPLIVISGQVKTGLIGSDSFQETDMVGLTRPITKHNYLVNHIEELPHILKEAFYIARTGRPGPVAIDIPVDISVAKLKDYKYPDSVNLPGYKPVYEGNVKQIKKAADEISKAERPLLYIGGGIVMSNAHQEVRELAKRTNIPVVSTLMGLGSFESNHKLFLGMPGMHGTYAANHALMECDLLIAVGVRFDDRVTGNLKTFATKATVIHIDIDPAEIGKNVKVHIPIVGDAKKVLTKLIEYVKPRQRSNWNDNVEAWKREYPLKYNQKEKREILPQYVIDSLNGIVPEDTIIVTDVGQHQMWAAQYYKYKYPKTLLTSGGLGTMGYGLPAAIGAAIGNPDKTVILISGDGSIQMNIQELATAHLNCVNVKILIMNNAYLGMVRQWQDLFWDRRYSSTCLKRNINCPDVCDGSHKKCPEYYCPDFIKLADSYYIKGYRVENPDDVVPTLKEIVSFKGPALVEFAVHREENVFPMVPAGKSLNEILVDDWR
- the ilvD gene encoding dihydroxy-acid dehydratase produces the protein MRSDLIKKGLDKSPHRALLRAVGLKDQDFSKPFIGVVNSFSEIVPGHKHLNKVSEIVKEAIIEAGGVPFEFNTIAVCDGIAMGHNGMRYSLVSREIIADSIEIMVNAHNFDGLVFIPNCDKIIPGMLIASVRLNIPSIFVSGGPMRAGKWKGKNIDLITVFEGIGKHKSGEIDEKELLEIERNACPGVGSCAGLFTANSMNSLMEALGIALPGNGTILAEDDRRLALYKSAGKRIVNLAKGNICPRDIITEKSIDNAFAVDMAMGGSTNTVLHLMAIANEAEIYYDLNRINQISEKVPNICKVSPSSNYHMEDVDRAGGISAIIKEISKIEGLINKECITVTGKTIYESVRDAEIKDVEIIRPIENAYSKKGGLRILFGNLAPEGAVIKYAGVDKSMLKFEGPAVIFNSQEEALDKIMSGVVKPGDVVVIRYEGPKGGPGMQEMLSPTSLIMGLGLGDKVALITDGRFSGGTRGACIGHISPEAAVGGPIGLLEDGDIIHIDVEKGLLEVKLSEEELNERRKRWEPLPPKVKTGVLKRYASMVTSASKGAVFKK
- a CDS encoding peptidase C1, which codes for MKRLIFLIHILYLSIIILYPQVNKVKYEKKYEDPVLRELREKEEREKAYKDSITQEIRKRQKEQKKKELEERKVLRFDFVDVKKPESPEVFRKVWHFQPVAQYRTGTCWAFSSTSLIESEVYRLTGEKIKLSEMYIVYHEYLDKIIRYIIKRGDSEFGQGSECNAIFRIIRKYGIVPSESYPGIKFGDKYDHSMMFSELKKLLDFAYENDLWDIEEILPMAKVILNKYMGEPPKEIKWKKKTYTPVEFATKVLKINPDDYVDIMSTLSTPFYTRGEFKVPDNWWHCADYYNVPLDVWYETLKNAIKNGYSVAIGGDVSEPGYNGFEDAAIVPDFDIPQRYINQDSREFRIYNKTTTDDHGVHLVGYTQIDGHDWFLVKDSARSSRHGKFKGYLFYRGDYIKLKMLTYTVHKDMAYDILNKVKE